A region of Pseudarthrobacter sp. NIBRBAC000502770 DNA encodes the following proteins:
- a CDS encoding cupin domain-containing protein produces MPAVTVKDLESKSFDEPDEKRRPPMTQVDVVTLGGTTLGRFTFEPGWRWSETVKTVVHTDSCQVSHLGVCVAGTLTVELVDGGRMTIHAGDAYSIPAGHDAWVEGSETYVCYEVMSAAEYAKPE; encoded by the coding sequence ATGCCCGCAGTAACGGTCAAGGACCTTGAATCAAAATCCTTCGATGAGCCGGATGAAAAGCGCCGGCCGCCCATGACGCAGGTCGATGTCGTCACCCTCGGCGGTACCACCCTGGGCCGCTTCACTTTCGAACCCGGCTGGCGCTGGTCGGAGACCGTCAAGACGGTGGTCCACACGGACAGCTGCCAGGTCAGCCATTTGGGCGTCTGCGTAGCCGGAACCCTGACCGTTGAACTGGTCGATGGAGGCAGGATGACCATCCACGCCGGTGACGCCTACTCCATTCCGGCCGGGCACGATGCCTGGGTGGAGGGCAGCGAGACCTACGTTTGCTACGAAGTGATGAGCGCCGCGGAGTACGCCAAGCCGGAGTGA
- a CDS encoding NAD(P)-dependent oxidoreductase — protein MRVTVIGGSGHIGSFLVPRLVRAGHEVTNITRGTSRPYTEAPEWQQVHHVTADREAEDRDETFADRVAALKPDVVVDLVCFTLESAAQLVQRLRGEVGHLLHCGSVWRYGQSLKLPIREGSDSAAPPFGEYGIQKNRIALMLKEETASGGLATTSLHPGHIVGPGWQPVGPLGNLDPTVWQTISAGQPLRIPGSGTELMHHVHADDVAQAFEQAIARRGAAAGQDFNIVAPTALTVRGYADIAAAWFGHAAVLETVSWDRFRGNTSREHADASWNHLYRSQCFSIEKADSVLGYAPRYEPEQAIFESIQWLVDHEQLHVARPLGVAG, from the coding sequence ATGAGAGTCACCGTCATCGGCGGCAGCGGCCACATCGGGTCGTTCCTGGTCCCCCGGCTGGTCCGCGCCGGCCATGAGGTCACCAACATCACCCGCGGCACCAGCAGGCCTTACACGGAGGCACCGGAGTGGCAGCAGGTGCACCACGTCACCGCAGACCGTGAGGCGGAAGACCGGGACGAAACGTTCGCGGACCGGGTGGCGGCCCTCAAACCGGACGTCGTGGTGGACCTGGTCTGCTTCACCCTCGAATCGGCGGCGCAGCTGGTGCAGCGGCTGCGGGGCGAGGTGGGGCACCTGCTGCACTGCGGCTCCGTCTGGCGGTACGGGCAGAGCCTGAAGCTGCCCATCAGGGAGGGCTCGGATTCCGCTGCTCCACCCTTTGGCGAATATGGCATCCAGAAGAACCGGATTGCCCTGATGCTGAAGGAAGAAACCGCCAGCGGCGGCCTGGCCACCACGTCCCTGCATCCCGGCCACATTGTGGGGCCGGGATGGCAGCCGGTCGGTCCGTTGGGCAACCTCGATCCCACCGTCTGGCAGACCATCTCTGCAGGCCAGCCCCTTCGGATTCCCGGCAGCGGCACGGAGCTGATGCACCATGTGCACGCCGATGACGTCGCGCAGGCGTTCGAACAGGCGATTGCCCGGCGCGGAGCGGCCGCCGGGCAGGACTTCAACATCGTTGCCCCTACCGCGCTGACGGTGCGCGGCTATGCGGACATCGCTGCCGCCTGGTTCGGCCACGCTGCAGTGCTGGAGACAGTTTCGTGGGACCGCTTCCGCGGGAACACCTCCCGCGAGCACGCGGATGCGAGCTGGAACCATCTCTACCGCAGCCAGTGCTTCAGCATCGAAAAAGCGGACTCCGTGCTCGGCTACGCGCCGCGGTACGAACCGGAGCAGGCAATCTTCGAATCCATCCAGTGGTTGGTTGACCACGAACAGCTGCACGTGGCCCGCCCGCTCGGCGTCGCCGGCTGA
- a CDS encoding primary-amine oxidase — protein sequence MTLAATETASAFRLATAEEILDVRALLQAEGHLGPQHRIAYLGLLDPARGAEPQADRRFRVFIHDASGAAPRDVVVSVTQQKVLSAVVLDTAVTGELPVLEEEFEVVESLLATDERWLTALAVRGLDVQKVRVAPLSAGVFEYGEEKGRRILRGLAFVQDFPEDSAWAHPVDGLVAYVDVVSREVTQVIDLGAMPIPAEHGNYTDPELTGPLRETQKPISITQPEGPSFTVTGGNHVEWEKWSVDVGFDVREGVVLHNLAFRDGGRKRQIINRASIAEMVVPYGDPSPVRSWQNYFDTGEYLIGQYANSLELGCDCLGEITYLSPVISDAFGTPREIRNGICMHEEDWSILSKHSDLWSGVTYTRRNRRLVISFFTTIGNYDYGFYWYLYLDGTIEFEAKATGIVFTSAFPEGGSDNISQLAPGLGAPFHQHLFSARLDMAIDGFTNRVEEEDVIRQAMGPGNERGNAFSRRRTVLARESEGVREADARAGRTWIISNPGSRNRLGEPVGYKLHSHNQPTLLADPDSSIARRAAFATKDLWVTRYAEDEKYPTGDFVNQHAGGAGLPAYVAQDRDIDGQDIVVWHTFGLTHFPRVEDWPIMPVDTVGFKLRPEGFFDRSPVLDVPANPNKQESSCHAEGSSGGCH from the coding sequence ATGACTCTCGCAGCAACCGAAACCGCCTCCGCCTTCCGCCTGGCAACCGCGGAGGAAATCCTGGACGTCCGCGCCCTTCTGCAGGCGGAAGGCCACCTGGGCCCCCAGCACCGCATCGCCTATCTCGGCCTGCTGGATCCGGCGCGGGGCGCGGAACCGCAGGCGGACCGCCGTTTCCGGGTCTTCATCCACGACGCCTCGGGGGCTGCGCCGAGGGACGTCGTTGTCTCCGTTACCCAGCAAAAGGTGCTCTCCGCCGTCGTCCTGGACACTGCAGTGACCGGCGAACTGCCGGTTTTGGAGGAGGAGTTCGAAGTGGTGGAGTCCCTCCTCGCCACTGACGAACGATGGCTTACGGCACTCGCGGTCAGGGGCCTCGATGTCCAAAAGGTCCGCGTGGCCCCGCTCTCGGCCGGCGTCTTCGAATACGGCGAAGAGAAGGGCCGCCGCATCCTCCGCGGCCTGGCGTTCGTGCAGGATTTCCCCGAGGACAGCGCCTGGGCACACCCGGTGGACGGCCTGGTGGCCTACGTGGACGTGGTCAGCAGGGAAGTCACCCAGGTCATCGACCTCGGTGCCATGCCCATCCCGGCCGAGCACGGCAACTACACCGACCCCGAACTGACCGGGCCGCTCCGCGAAACCCAGAAACCCATCAGCATCACCCAACCGGAGGGCCCCAGCTTCACCGTCACGGGCGGCAACCACGTGGAGTGGGAAAAATGGAGCGTGGACGTGGGCTTCGATGTCCGCGAAGGCGTGGTCCTGCACAACCTCGCGTTTCGGGACGGCGGCCGGAAGCGGCAGATCATCAACCGCGCGTCCATCGCCGAGATGGTGGTGCCGTATGGTGACCCGTCGCCCGTCCGGTCCTGGCAGAACTACTTCGACACCGGCGAATACCTGATTGGCCAGTACGCCAACTCCCTGGAACTGGGCTGCGACTGCCTGGGTGAGATCACCTACCTCAGCCCGGTCATCAGCGACGCCTTCGGCACCCCGCGGGAAATCCGCAACGGCATCTGCATGCACGAGGAGGACTGGAGTATCCTCTCCAAGCACTCCGACCTCTGGAGCGGCGTCACCTACACCCGCCGCAACCGCCGGCTGGTCATCTCCTTCTTCACCACGATCGGCAACTACGACTACGGCTTCTACTGGTACCTCTACCTGGATGGAACCATCGAATTCGAGGCCAAAGCCACCGGCATCGTGTTCACCTCCGCGTTCCCCGAGGGCGGCTCGGACAACATCTCCCAACTGGCGCCAGGCCTGGGCGCCCCCTTCCACCAGCACCTCTTCAGCGCCCGGCTGGACATGGCCATCGACGGCTTCACCAACCGCGTGGAGGAGGAGGACGTCATCCGCCAGGCCATGGGGCCAGGAAACGAACGGGGCAACGCGTTCTCCCGCAGGCGTACCGTCCTGGCCCGCGAGTCCGAAGGCGTCCGGGAAGCCGACGCCCGCGCCGGCCGCACCTGGATCATTTCCAACCCGGGGTCAAGGAACCGGCTGGGCGAGCCCGTGGGCTACAAACTGCACTCCCACAACCAGCCCACGCTGCTGGCAGACCCGGACTCCTCCATCGCCCGCCGCGCCGCCTTTGCCACCAAGGACCTCTGGGTCACCCGGTACGCCGAGGACGAGAAGTACCCCACGGGCGACTTCGTGAACCAGCACGCCGGCGGCGCGGGCCTGCCCGCCTATGTCGCGCAGGACCGGGACATCGACGGCCAGGACATCGTGGTGTGGCACACCTTCGGCCTGACCCACTTCCCCCGGGTGGAGGACTGGCCCATCATGCCCGTGGACACCGTCGGCTTCAAGCTGCGGCCGGAGGGCTTCTTCGACCGCAGCCCGGTCCTGGACGTTCCCGCCAACCCCAACAAGCAGGAATCCTCCTGCCATGCCGAGGGCAGCAGCGGTGGCTGCCACTAG
- a CDS encoding TetR/AcrR family transcriptional regulator, producing the protein MPKIVDHDERRLELMDATWRIIARQGLESATMREIATEAGFANGALKPYFPTKDTLLEFAFSHVFNRTNRRIAEVTAGRTGLDALRAFSLEVLPLDEERVNEARIVVPFWQRAINDPRKAAIHQQSMNEWLVAIRRFLGEARDSGDVTAAVDDSILAGQLLNMLLGAQIEAALAPEGETDFGHAAQLEGYLALLGKIPGRK; encoded by the coding sequence GTGCCGAAGATAGTTGACCATGATGAGCGCCGCCTGGAACTCATGGATGCCACCTGGCGGATCATCGCCCGGCAGGGCCTTGAGAGCGCCACCATGCGCGAGATCGCCACGGAGGCAGGCTTTGCCAACGGTGCCCTGAAACCCTACTTCCCCACCAAGGACACCCTGCTCGAATTCGCCTTCAGCCACGTCTTCAACAGGACCAACCGGCGCATCGCAGAGGTCACGGCCGGGCGGACGGGCCTGGACGCGCTGCGCGCCTTTTCCCTCGAGGTCCTTCCCCTCGACGAAGAGCGCGTCAACGAGGCACGCATCGTAGTCCCGTTCTGGCAACGGGCCATCAACGACCCCCGGAAGGCGGCGATCCACCAGCAGTCAATGAATGAATGGCTGGTTGCCATCCGGCGCTTCCTGGGAGAGGCGAGGGACAGCGGCGACGTGACCGCCGCCGTCGACGATTCCATCCTTGCCGGGCAGCTGCTGAACATGCTGCTGGGAGCCCAGATCGAGGCGGCCCTGGCGCCGGAAGGCGAAACGGATTTTGGCCATGCCGCCCAGCTTGAGGGCTATCTCGCGCTCCTCGGCAAAATTCCCGGCCGGAAATGA
- a CDS encoding CsbD family protein, whose translation MGLDDKIGNAAEKLGGKGKEAAGNATGDESLKAEGQTDQAKSDIKQAGEHVKDAFKKD comes from the coding sequence ATGGGTTTGGATGACAAGATCGGCAACGCTGCAGAGAAGCTCGGCGGCAAGGGCAAGGAAGCTGCCGGAAACGCCACGGGCGACGAGAGCCTGAAGGCCGAAGGCCAGACGGACCAGGCAAAGTCGGATATTAAGCAGGCCGGCGAACACGTCAAGGACGCCTTCAAGAAGGACTAG
- a CDS encoding DUF1345 domain-containing protein — protein sequence MRSMTAAGDHYRNFNSRAHHSRLRMVVMLAVGLVAALAVGTFGTWTYAPALGWAAASATYLIWVWSVIGRLGPAATAAHARREDPGRVFSDALVLGATVASFAGVALILLDAASEQGGAKDATVAMALGSIALSWFLVHTLFTLRYAAIYYRDGTGVDFNEGSQPRYSDFAYLAFTVGMTFQVSDTDLKTTAIRSTVLRQALLSYLLGAIVLATTINLVSGLIH from the coding sequence ATGAGGTCCATGACGGCTGCCGGTGACCACTACCGGAACTTCAACTCCCGCGCGCACCACTCCCGGCTCCGGATGGTGGTGATGCTCGCCGTCGGCCTTGTCGCGGCACTGGCGGTTGGCACCTTCGGCACGTGGACGTATGCCCCGGCGCTCGGCTGGGCCGCCGCCTCGGCCACCTACCTCATCTGGGTCTGGAGCGTCATCGGGCGCCTGGGCCCTGCGGCCACTGCTGCCCATGCCAGGCGGGAGGATCCCGGCAGGGTCTTTTCGGACGCGCTGGTCCTGGGTGCCACCGTGGCCAGCTTTGCGGGGGTGGCCCTGATCCTGCTTGACGCCGCCAGTGAGCAGGGAGGTGCCAAGGATGCCACGGTTGCCATGGCGCTGGGCAGCATTGCCCTCTCGTGGTTCCTGGTCCACACACTGTTCACCTTGCGGTATGCGGCCATCTATTACCGCGACGGCACGGGTGTGGATTTCAACGAAGGGAGCCAGCCCCGGTACTCGGACTTTGCCTACCTGGCCTTCACAGTGGGCATGACGTTCCAGGTATCGGACACCGACCTGAAGACCACTGCCATCCGCTCTACGGTCCTGCGCCAGGCGCTGCTTTCCTACCTGCTCGGCGCCATCGTCCTGGCCACCACCATCAACCTGGTGTCGGGGCTGATCCACTGA
- a CDS encoding helix-turn-helix domain-containing protein, translating to MQAATTARIPHQDLTSRVAASFDHWKHLVAESFVPLAARTADVDGFQGRMRARVLDRMSVVEVTATSHEVHRTPALIAQSHERYFKLNLQLEGTGLLIQDNREAVLQPGDLAIYDTNRPYTLAFEDSTRIMVLMFPCDALSLPADYVGQLAAVRMGSGGLSGMVGQFIRELSANLDVLNGPSGSRLATNALDLVSTMLHAEMDITPDRMKPQALLAVSVREYIEANLADPLLSPASIAAAHFISTRHLHNVFHESGTTVASWIRTQRLEGARRDLRDPLHAGQSVGTVAACWGFLDAAHFSRTFRDAFGVSPSEWRRG from the coding sequence ATGCAAGCAGCAACCACAGCCCGCATCCCACACCAGGACCTGACCTCCAGGGTGGCCGCGTCGTTTGACCACTGGAAGCACCTGGTGGCGGAATCCTTCGTTCCTCTCGCCGCACGGACCGCCGACGTTGACGGCTTCCAGGGCCGCATGCGGGCCCGGGTGCTGGACCGTATGTCCGTCGTGGAGGTCACCGCCACCTCCCACGAGGTCCACCGCACCCCCGCACTGATCGCACAGTCCCATGAGCGCTATTTCAAGCTGAACCTGCAGCTGGAAGGCACGGGCCTGCTGATCCAGGACAACCGCGAAGCCGTCCTCCAGCCCGGCGACCTGGCAATCTACGACACCAACCGCCCGTACACCCTTGCCTTCGAGGACAGCACCAGGATCATGGTCCTGATGTTTCCCTGCGATGCCCTGTCCCTGCCCGCGGACTACGTGGGGCAGCTCGCCGCCGTGCGCATGGGAAGCGGGGGCCTGAGCGGAATGGTGGGCCAGTTCATCCGCGAACTGTCGGCGAACCTGGACGTCCTGAACGGTCCCAGTGGCTCAAGGCTGGCTACCAACGCCCTGGACCTGGTATCCACCATGCTGCACGCGGAAATGGACATCACGCCGGACCGCATGAAGCCGCAGGCCCTGCTGGCCGTCTCGGTCCGCGAGTACATCGAAGCCAACCTGGCCGATCCCCTGCTGTCACCGGCAAGCATCGCCGCGGCGCATTTCATCTCCACCCGGCACCTGCACAACGTTTTCCACGAGTCGGGGACCACCGTAGCCAGCTGGATCCGGACGCAGCGGCTCGAAGGCGCACGCCGCGACCTCCGTGACCCGCTGCATGCCGGGCAGTCCGTCGGCACGGTTGCCGCCTGCTGGGGCTTCCTGGACGCCGCGCATTTCAGCCGCACGTTCCGGGATGCTTTTGGTGTTTCACCCAGCGAATGGCGCCGGGGCTGA
- the gdhA gene encoding NADP-specific glutamate dehydrogenase: MDARLEAIKDTVLARNPGEAEFHQAVVEVFESLGPVHDRHPEFLEAAILERLCEPERQIIFRVPWTDDAGRVQINRGFRVEFNSALGPYKGGLRFHPSVYLGIVKFLGFEQIFKNALTGMPIGGGKGGSDFDPRGRSDAEVMRFCQSFMTELYRHIGEYTDVPAGDIGVGGREIGYLFGQYKRITNRYESGVLTGKGISWGGSLVRPEATGFGTVIFTQEMLKTRGASFDAQRVVVSGSGNVAINAIAKAQSLGAVVVACSDSSGYVVDESGIDVALLREVKEVQRGRLKDYAERRGGVTYVDGGSVWDVDATVALPCATQNELDGAAAARLVGNGLLAVGEGANMPSTRDAVAVFQEAGVLFGPGKAANAGGVATSALEMQQNASRDSWSFEHTEERLTEIMVGIHDRCAATAEEYGEPGNYVLGANIGGFVKVADAMLAQGLI, from the coding sequence ATGGACGCACGGCTCGAAGCCATTAAGGACACCGTACTGGCCCGGAATCCCGGTGAGGCGGAGTTCCACCAGGCAGTGGTGGAGGTCTTCGAAAGCCTTGGGCCGGTCCACGACAGGCATCCGGAATTCCTGGAGGCCGCCATCCTGGAACGCCTTTGCGAGCCTGAACGCCAGATCATTTTCCGCGTTCCGTGGACCGATGACGCCGGCCGCGTCCAGATCAACCGCGGTTTCCGGGTGGAATTCAACTCTGCGCTGGGCCCGTACAAGGGGGGCCTGCGCTTCCACCCGTCCGTCTACCTGGGCATCGTCAAATTCCTCGGCTTCGAGCAGATCTTCAAAAATGCCCTGACCGGCATGCCGATCGGCGGCGGCAAGGGTGGCTCCGATTTCGATCCGCGGGGCCGCAGCGACGCCGAAGTGATGCGCTTCTGCCAGTCGTTCATGACCGAGCTCTACCGCCACATCGGCGAATACACCGACGTTCCGGCCGGCGACATCGGCGTGGGCGGCCGCGAGATTGGTTACCTCTTCGGCCAGTACAAGCGGATCACCAACCGCTACGAGTCCGGAGTGCTCACCGGCAAGGGCATTTCCTGGGGAGGCTCCCTGGTCCGTCCCGAAGCCACCGGCTTCGGTACCGTCATCTTCACCCAGGAAATGCTGAAAACGCGCGGGGCGTCCTTTGATGCCCAGCGCGTGGTGGTGTCCGGCTCCGGCAACGTGGCCATTAACGCCATCGCCAAAGCCCAGTCCCTCGGAGCCGTGGTGGTGGCCTGCTCCGACTCGTCAGGGTACGTCGTGGACGAGTCGGGAATCGACGTCGCGCTCCTCCGCGAGGTCAAGGAAGTGCAGCGCGGCCGCCTGAAGGATTACGCGGAACGCCGTGGTGGTGTCACGTATGTGGACGGCGGCTCAGTGTGGGACGTCGATGCGACCGTGGCGCTTCCCTGCGCCACGCAGAACGAGCTCGACGGCGCTGCTGCCGCCCGCCTGGTGGGCAACGGCCTGCTCGCCGTCGGCGAAGGCGCCAACATGCCCTCCACCCGCGACGCTGTTGCGGTGTTCCAGGAGGCGGGCGTCCTGTTCGGGCCGGGCAAGGCCGCCAACGCCGGGGGCGTGGCAACCTCGGCCCTGGAAATGCAGCAGAACGCCAGCCGCGATTCATGGTCCTTCGAGCACACCGAAGAGCGGCTGACCGAGATCATGGTGGGCATCCACGACCGCTGCGCCGCCACCGCAGAGGAGTACGGCGAACCCGGCAACTACGTGCTCGGTGCCAACATCGGCGGGTTCGTCAAGGTAGCCGACGCCATGCTGGCGCAGGGGTTGATCTAG
- a CDS encoding AmiS/UreI family transporter — protein sequence MPFICLLLSGAALLINGLATLERLPRIDAATFSLLLGGTQLVLGVVHLSTGSTGTEDLLAAAGMFLFGLTYAYAGLDGLLGLGSTGLGWFCGMVAFFGLLLAGAWLGTDPLLAVLWVCWAVLWGLLFTSAALGAARLEPFTGWALVLASQVTATVPAFLGLAGLWPRSAAVAWLAALLLAGLFVAARALARRGQDVPRRARESLPAK from the coding sequence ATGCCCTTCATTTGCCTGCTTCTCTCCGGGGCCGCGCTGCTGATCAACGGGCTGGCGACCCTCGAACGCCTCCCCCGCATCGACGCCGCCACCTTCAGCCTGCTGCTCGGCGGCACCCAGCTGGTGCTCGGCGTCGTCCATCTTTCCACCGGGAGTACCGGCACTGAAGACCTTCTGGCGGCCGCCGGCATGTTCCTTTTCGGGCTGACGTACGCCTATGCCGGACTGGATGGCCTGCTGGGGCTGGGCTCGACGGGCCTGGGCTGGTTCTGCGGCATGGTGGCGTTCTTCGGCCTGCTGCTGGCGGGCGCCTGGCTCGGTACGGACCCGCTGCTCGCGGTGCTCTGGGTGTGCTGGGCGGTGCTGTGGGGGCTGTTGTTCACCTCTGCTGCACTCGGGGCCGCGCGGCTGGAGCCGTTCACCGGCTGGGCGCTGGTGCTGGCCAGCCAGGTTACTGCCACTGTTCCCGCCTTCCTGGGCCTGGCCGGTCTCTGGCCGCGTTCGGCCGCCGTTGCGTGGTTGGCCGCGCTGCTCCTGGCCGGGCTGTTCGTGGCGGCACGCGCGCTGGCCCGGCGCGGACAGGATGTTCCGCGCCGGGCCAGAGAGTCCCTGCCGGCTAAGTGA
- a CDS encoding APC family permease: MSISNSEPRTTDAPAKEHSTALRAGSIGVLGILFFVLSAQAPLTGIVGASPLAAALGNGAGAPGAYLIVGIVIVIFAVGFVAMSRKIQANGAFYAYVTAAFGRRTGAGAAWLALLAYSTVQAAMYGLYGAAFSGLLASAGLAIPWWLPALATMAGVQVLGSLNIELGARVLAVLVGLEVAILLMFGFAVLLHGGGPEGISVAASFSPEAIGAGAPGVAIMFAVASMFGFESTAIYSAEAKDPHRTVARATYLSVGVISVFFAFISWMLVSYYGPSQVMDAAGAALESGDATSFVLGPLVELFGPWAGIVAGILLVTSLLAGIIAFHNGINRYLHSLALRGSMPAVLARTNRHRAPAVAAWVQSATAVVLVVPFAILALDPVLTLFSWFSGLAVAALLVLYMLCSAAVVAFFRRERAGAQLWQTRVAPVLAAVLLAWVLSLVVSNFTALIGGSAETAAALLVAVPVVFLAGVLVESAIQRRQHVGSLGHALT; encoded by the coding sequence ATGAGTATTTCGAATTCCGAGCCCCGGACCACTGACGCTCCGGCCAAGGAGCATTCAACGGCACTGCGTGCCGGCAGCATCGGCGTCCTGGGCATCCTCTTCTTCGTCCTGTCGGCACAGGCTCCCCTCACGGGGATCGTGGGCGCCTCGCCGCTTGCAGCAGCGCTCGGTAACGGTGCCGGCGCACCCGGCGCCTACCTCATCGTGGGCATCGTCATCGTGATCTTCGCAGTGGGGTTCGTGGCGATGAGCCGCAAGATCCAGGCCAACGGCGCCTTCTACGCCTACGTGACGGCGGCATTCGGCAGGCGGACGGGAGCCGGTGCGGCGTGGCTGGCACTGCTGGCCTACAGTACCGTCCAGGCCGCCATGTACGGGCTCTACGGCGCTGCCTTCTCCGGGCTCCTAGCCTCTGCCGGGCTGGCCATTCCCTGGTGGTTGCCGGCCCTGGCCACCATGGCCGGCGTCCAGGTTCTGGGCTCCCTTAACATCGAACTCGGTGCGCGCGTGCTGGCCGTGCTGGTGGGCCTGGAGGTGGCCATCCTCCTGATGTTCGGCTTCGCCGTGCTGTTGCACGGCGGCGGCCCGGAAGGCATCAGCGTGGCCGCGTCCTTCTCCCCGGAAGCCATCGGTGCAGGAGCTCCCGGTGTTGCCATCATGTTCGCGGTGGCCTCCATGTTCGGCTTCGAGTCCACGGCCATCTACTCCGCCGAGGCGAAGGATCCGCACCGCACTGTGGCCCGGGCAACCTACCTGTCCGTCGGCGTGATCTCGGTGTTCTTCGCCTTTATTTCCTGGATGCTGGTGAGCTATTACGGGCCCTCGCAGGTGATGGACGCCGCGGGTGCCGCGCTCGAGTCAGGGGATGCCACCTCCTTCGTGCTGGGCCCGCTGGTGGAACTGTTCGGCCCCTGGGCGGGCATCGTGGCCGGCATCCTGCTGGTCACCTCGCTGCTCGCCGGCATCATCGCCTTCCACAACGGCATCAACCGGTACCTCCACTCCCTGGCACTGCGTGGTTCCATGCCCGCCGTCCTCGCCCGGACCAACCGGCACCGGGCACCTGCCGTGGCAGCCTGGGTCCAGTCCGCCACCGCCGTCGTGCTGGTGGTGCCCTTCGCCATCCTGGCCCTGGATCCTGTCCTGACGCTGTTTTCCTGGTTCAGCGGCCTGGCCGTGGCGGCACTGCTGGTGCTGTACATGCTGTGTTCCGCGGCCGTCGTCGCGTTCTTCCGCCGGGAGCGCGCGGGAGCCCAACTGTGGCAGACCCGCGTCGCTCCCGTCCTGGCGGCGGTCCTGTTGGCCTGGGTTTTGTCCCTGGTGGTCAGCAACTTCACCGCCCTCATCGGCGGCAGCGCCGAGACTGCTGCTGCCCTGCTGGTGGCGGTCCCGGTGGTCTTCCTGGCGGGCGTCCTGGTGGAATCGGCCATCCAGCGACGCCAGCACGTTGGCTCCCTGGGCCACGCGCTCACTTAG
- the purU gene encoding formyltetrahydrofolate deformylase: MTVTETHIPASKAPTTVEHVLTLDCPEGPGIVHAVSGFLLEHGCDIIDNKQFGERSEGHFFMRVHFVSEGDESTLEKLRTSFAPVAEKFGMRWQLERHGSKRKVLIMVSKFGHCLNDLLFRARVGELPVEVVAVVSNHRDHQALVEWHGIPFHHIPVTAETKPAAEAALMELVDGLDVELVVLARYMQVLSDDLTRKLDGRAINIHHSFLPSFKGAKPYHQAYARGVKTVGATAHYVNAELDEGPIIAQQVVEVDHTYGPEDLVAAGRDTECKALSNAVKWHCEGRVLLQGNRTVVLR; the protein is encoded by the coding sequence ATGACTGTTACTGAAACCCATATCCCCGCATCGAAGGCGCCCACCACCGTGGAACACGTCCTGACCCTGGACTGCCCGGAAGGGCCCGGCATTGTGCACGCCGTGTCCGGGTTCCTGCTGGAGCACGGCTGCGACATCATCGACAACAAGCAGTTCGGTGAGCGCTCCGAAGGCCACTTCTTCATGCGCGTGCACTTTGTCTCCGAAGGCGATGAGTCCACGCTGGAGAAGCTGCGGACCTCGTTCGCCCCGGTGGCGGAGAAGTTCGGCATGCGCTGGCAGCTGGAACGCCACGGGTCCAAGCGCAAGGTGCTGATCATGGTGTCCAAGTTTGGGCATTGCCTCAACGACCTGCTGTTCCGCGCCCGGGTCGGCGAACTTCCCGTTGAGGTGGTGGCCGTGGTGTCCAACCACCGGGACCACCAGGCACTGGTGGAGTGGCACGGCATCCCGTTCCACCACATCCCGGTCACGGCGGAGACCAAGCCCGCGGCCGAGGCTGCGCTCATGGAACTGGTGGACGGGCTCGACGTCGAACTCGTGGTGCTGGCCCGCTACATGCAGGTGCTCAGCGACGACCTGACCCGCAAACTGGACGGCCGGGCCATCAACATCCACCATTCGTTCCTGCCCAGCTTCAAGGGTGCCAAGCCGTACCACCAGGCGTACGCGCGGGGCGTCAAGACCGTCGGCGCCACCGCGCACTATGTCAACGCTGAACTGGACGAGGGACCCATCATCGCCCAGCAGGTGGTGGAGGTGGACCACACTTACGGGCCCGAAGACCTGGTGGCCGCCGGCCGCGACACGGAGTGCAAGGCCCTCTCCAACGCGGTGAAATGGCACTGCGAGGGCAGGGTCCTGCTGCAGGGAAACCGCACCGTGGTGCTGCGGTAG